In Phycisphaerales bacterium, the following are encoded in one genomic region:
- a CDS encoding DUF6334 family protein, giving the protein MWDWTDELSESFVLRSVKHMVDAEVGEIHALLLGTDRSDWHVSLDNETVTLRLFRHSHDTATLAESDCFQIQDMTEREPWDLLIGRELRFRWRMQNSMGYFDGLCLSDSFADTPRVMLLATGGIDLLVPTLVLSRQWTPRPDVLELDQE; this is encoded by the coding sequence ATGTGGGATTGGACCGACGAACTGTCCGAGTCGTTCGTGCTTCGCAGCGTGAAGCACATGGTGGACGCCGAAGTTGGCGAAATCCACGCGCTCTTGCTCGGCACAGATCGATCCGACTGGCATGTTTCTCTGGACAACGAGACGGTCACGCTTCGGCTGTTCCGCCATTCCCATGATACCGCGACGCTGGCCGAATCTGACTGCTTTCAGATACAGGACATGACCGAGCGGGAACCGTGGGATCTCCTGATCGGACGAGAGTTGCGGTTTCGCTGGCGAATGCAGAACAGCATGGGTTACTTCGACGGTCTGTGCCTCTCGGACAGCTTTGCAGACACGCCTCGCGTTATGCTTTTGGCGACCGGCGGCATAGACCTGCTCGTGCCGACTCTGGTCTTGTCTCGGCAATGGACGCCCAGACCGGATGTCCTCGAACTCGACCAGGAGTGA
- a CDS encoding ABC transporter ATP-binding protein, giving the protein MIEARNLQKSYGPIYALSGVSFDVPPGQVTGLLGANGAGKSTTIRIITGYTSPDAGWVRVKGIDASREPIRVRQHIGYLPESAPTYGEMPVEALLRFRASLHGLRGKRRTQAVDRAIDTCVLESVRRRRVGNLSKGYKQRVGLATAILHDPAVLVLDEPSNGLDPGQITETRSLIRRLAEGRTVLVSSHILPEIERTCDRVIILARGRPCAEGPLDELLAQGDHELVCEARFADHRAAAASARQVEATEGVVSLVSRDMDGGVARWRVGFDPARITEPTLRERIGAELSRAQAQVRLLEREKASLEGLFLRLMEQGPQPASGGSAA; this is encoded by the coding sequence ATGATCGAAGCCCGAAACCTCCAGAAGAGCTATGGCCCCATCTACGCCCTGAGCGGTGTGAGCTTTGACGTGCCGCCGGGGCAGGTCACCGGGCTTCTGGGGGCCAATGGGGCGGGTAAGAGCACGACAATACGAATCATCACCGGATATACGTCGCCCGACGCGGGTTGGGTCCGTGTTAAGGGCATCGATGCTTCCCGCGAGCCAATCAGGGTTCGCCAGCATATTGGGTATCTGCCCGAGTCGGCGCCGACCTACGGTGAGATGCCGGTCGAAGCACTCCTGCGTTTCCGGGCCTCGCTGCACGGGCTGCGTGGGAAGCGCCGCACCCAGGCCGTCGATCGAGCGATCGATACCTGCGTGCTCGAATCCGTTCGCCGTCGTCGGGTCGGCAACCTCAGCAAGGGCTACAAGCAGCGCGTCGGGTTGGCGACTGCCATCCTGCATGACCCGGCCGTGCTCGTGCTTGACGAGCCGTCCAACGGGCTCGATCCCGGCCAGATCACCGAAACGCGGTCGCTCATTCGCCGGCTGGCCGAAGGCCGGACCGTGCTCGTGAGCAGCCACATCCTGCCCGAAATCGAGCGGACGTGCGACAGGGTAATCATTCTCGCCCGGGGGCGACCCTGTGCCGAGGGACCGCTGGATGAACTCCTTGCCCAGGGCGACCACGAACTCGTGTGCGAGGCGCGGTTTGCCGATCATCGGGCCGCGGCCGCGTCCGCGCGACAGGTGGAGGCAACCGAAGGCGTTGTATCCCTGGTCTCGCGAGACATGGACGGCGGTGTCGCTCGCTGGCGCGTGGGATTCGACCCTGCCCGCATCACCGAACCGACGTTGCGCGAGCGCATCGGGGCCGAGCTTTCGAGAGCACAGGCCCAGGTACGCTTGCTGGAGCGTGAGAAAGCCTCGCTCGAGGGGTTGTTCCTTCGGCTCATGGAGCAGGGCCCGCAGCCTGCGAGCGGCGGGAGTGCGGCATGA
- the rho gene encoding transcription termination factor Rho, producing MSISDLQKMDLDKLKKLAKKDGLEDYEGLTKQDLIFKLLKLRAASQGLLVGDGTLEIMSDGFGFLRSAEQSYLPGPDDIYVSPSQIRRFGLRKGMVVRGLIRPPRESERYFALLRVDEVNGRDPSAAHKLKQYEDLTPLHPEERFNLETGPEVVETRIMDLVAPIGKGQRALIVAPPRTGKTVLMQKITQAITKNHPKVKIIVLLVDERPEEVTDFRRNTSEDVEVVASTFDEPAHRHVQVCDMVIEKAKRMVEFGDDVVILLDSITRMARAYNAEQPHSGKIMSGGIDANALQRPKKFFGAARAIEDGGSLTIIGTALVETGSKMDEVIFEEFKGTGNSELHLDRKLVEKRVWPAIDVGSSGTRREELLLDPKELELTYKLRKVLSDMNVVEGMELILNRLKKTKTNAEFLMTMQLG from the coding sequence CTGAGCATCAGCGACCTCCAGAAGATGGACCTGGACAAGTTGAAGAAGCTCGCCAAGAAGGACGGCCTGGAAGACTACGAGGGCCTGACCAAGCAGGACCTGATCTTCAAGCTGCTCAAGCTCCGCGCCGCCAGCCAGGGCCTGCTCGTCGGTGACGGCACGCTGGAGATCATGTCCGACGGCTTCGGCTTCCTCCGCTCCGCAGAGCAGAGCTACCTGCCCGGGCCCGACGACATCTACGTCAGCCCCAGCCAGATCCGCCGCTTCGGCCTGCGCAAGGGCATGGTCGTCCGCGGCCTGATCCGCCCGCCCAGGGAAAGTGAGCGTTACTTCGCCCTGCTGCGCGTCGACGAGGTCAACGGCCGCGATCCCTCGGCCGCCCACAAGCTCAAGCAGTACGAGGACCTGACGCCGCTGCACCCCGAGGAGCGGTTCAACCTGGAGACCGGGCCCGAGGTGGTCGAGACGCGCATCATGGACCTGGTGGCGCCCATCGGCAAGGGCCAGCGCGCCCTGATCGTCGCCCCGCCCCGCACGGGCAAGACGGTGCTGATGCAGAAGATCACCCAGGCCATCACCAAGAACCACCCGAAGGTGAAGATCATCGTGCTGCTCGTCGACGAGCGGCCCGAGGAGGTCACCGACTTCCGCCGCAACACCAGCGAAGACGTCGAGGTCGTCGCCAGCACCTTCGACGAGCCCGCCCATCGCCACGTGCAGGTGTGCGACATGGTCATCGAGAAGGCCAAGCGCATGGTCGAGTTCGGCGACGACGTCGTCATCCTGCTCGACTCGATCACCCGCATGGCCCGCGCGTACAACGCCGAGCAGCCCCACAGCGGCAAGATCATGTCGGGCGGCATCGACGCCAACGCCCTGCAACGCCCCAAGAAGTTCTTCGGCGCCGCCCGCGCGATCGAGGACGGCGGCAGCCTGACCATCATCGGCACCGCGCTGGTCGAGACCGGCTCCAAGATGGACGAGGTCATCTTCGAGGAGTTCAAGGGCACCGGCAACAGCGAGTTGCACCTGGACCGCAAGCTCGTCGAGAAGCGTGTGTGGCCCGCCATCGACGTCGGCTCCAGCGGCACGCGTCGCGAGGAACTGCTGCTCGACCCCAAGGAACTCGAGCTGACCTACAAGCTTCGCAAGGTCCTCAGCGACATGAACGTCGTCGAGGGCATGGAATTGATCCTGAACCGGCTCAAGAAGACGAAAACGAACGCGGAGTTCTTGATGACGATGCAGTTGGGGTAG